The nucleotide window AACGATGACCCACGCGGACATTCCCCCCGAAGAGCAGGCCGCGGTGGGGCTCACCCCCTCCCTGGTCCGGCTCTCCGTGGGAATCGAAGACCGGGGGGAGCTGCAGGCCGACCTCTCTCAGGCACTGCGAAAAGCGCAGGTTCCCGCGGTTCGGTAGAGGTTCGCCGCCTCACCATTTGCTCTGCACACCCGTCAGGTGGTTGGCGGGACCATGTCCGCTTCCGATCGGGGGGCCGCTTCGGATCGCCTCGGTGATGTATTCCTTGGCGCGCTTGATGGCTTCCGGCGGAGAAAGCCCCTTGGCGAGCCCGGCGGCGATGGCGGAGGCGAACGTGCAGCCGGTGCCCTGGGTGTTCCTGGATTCCATCCGGGGCGACGTCAGCAGAATCAGTTCCGTCCCGTCGCAGACCACATCGACCGCCCGGGATTCGATATCCAGGCTTCCTCCCTTAATGACCACCCACCGGCACCCGAATTTTTTCAGTTCCCGCGCCGCGTTCCGCATGGCGTCGAGATCCTCGATCTTGCGCTCCAGGAGCGCTCCGGCCTCGAATACGTTCGGAGTGATGACCGTGGCCAGCGGCAGCAGCTCGTCGCGGATCGCCTGGCAGGCGTCCTTCGCAAGCAGGGAGTCTCCGCTCTTGGCGATCATCACCGGGTCGACGACCAGGTTGGGAATGCGGAAGGTCCGGATCGCTTCCGCCACCGTCCGGACGATCTCCGCGTTGGACAGCATGCCGGTCTTGGCGGCATCGGCCCCGATGTCGGTCATGACGCTTTCGATCTGCTTCCAGACGAATTCGGGGGAAACTTCGAAGATCCCCTGCACGCCCACCGTGTTCTGGGCCGTGAGGGCGGTAATGGCGGACATCCCGTGAACGCCGAAGGCCATGAACGTCTTCAGGTCCGCCTGGATGCCGGCGCCTCCTCCACTGTCGGAGCCGGCGATGGTAAGCACCCTTTTCATTCCGCTCCTCCGTCGGTCATCGTCCCTCCTCCTTTTTCCAACTCATGTCGAAGAAGAGGTATTCGTAGCGGGCGCTCGATTCGTACAGACGATGCCAGTGCTCCTTGCGTTGCGCGGGAGCGTCGGCGGCATGTTCATTCATCCTGCCGATGAGCCAATCTGCGAATTCCTGAAATTCCGGGGAGGAGTAGGTGCCGATCCAGTCCCGGTAAAACCGGTCCTCGGGAAGCCCCTCCGATTCGAGCCTCTTC belongs to Deltaproteobacteria bacterium and includes:
- a CDS encoding PLP-dependent aspartate aminotransferase family protein, whose product is TMTHADIPPEEQAAVGLTPSLVRLSVGIEDRGELQADLSQALRKAQVPAVR
- the thiD gene encoding bifunctional hydroxymethylpyrimidine kinase/phosphomethylpyrimidine kinase; this translates as MKRVLTIAGSDSGGGAGIQADLKTFMAFGVHGMSAITALTAQNTVGVQGIFEVSPEFVWKQIESVMTDIGADAAKTGMLSNAEIVRTVAEAIRTFRIPNLVVDPVMIAKSGDSLLAKDACQAIRDELLPLATVITPNVFEAGALLERKIEDLDAMRNAARELKKFGCRWVVIKGGSLDIESRAVDVVCDGTELILLTSPRMESRNTQGTGCTFASAIAAGLAKGLSPPEAIKRAKEYITEAIRSGPPIGSGHGPANHLTGVQSKW